The following coding sequences are from one Rhineura floridana isolate rRhiFlo1 chromosome 2, rRhiFlo1.hap2, whole genome shotgun sequence window:
- the FSHB gene encoding follitropin subunit beta translates to MKTVNFYVLMLFWETVCCNHCQLSNVTLAVEKEECGFCISINATWCSGYCFTKDLVDKNRPVKYVQTVCTFKTVVYETVKIPGCAGQAESFYSYPVATGCHCATCNTDIADCTRRGLEPSYCSYDQNQIRE, encoded by the exons ATGAAGACAGTTAATTTCTATGTCCTGATGCTTTTCTGGGAAACAGTTTGTTGCAATCACTGCCAGCTGTCCAATGTCACACTAGCAGTGGAAAAGGAAGAGTGTGGCTTTTGCATCAGCATCAATGCAACTTGGTGCTCTGGCTACTGCTTCACAAAG GATCTAGTTGATAAGAACCGACCAGTGAAATATGTCCAGACCGTCTGTACGTTCAAGACAGTTGTGTATGAGACTGTAAAGATCCCAGGCTGTGCCGGTCAAGCAGAATCATTTTATTCCTATCCAGTGGCAACAGGATGCCACTGTGCGACCTGCAACACAGACATCGCTGACTGCACCAGGAGAGGCTTGGAGCCAAGTTATTGTTCATATGATCAAAATCAGATCAGGGAGTGA